The following proteins come from a genomic window of Malus domestica chromosome 02, GDT2T_hap1:
- the LOC114823392 gene encoding uncharacterized protein: MANVALTSALHHFHLGLSGQRFMFGLSLEPPLALKPAWVGLDRPSDLVVFCPRQETAQQETAQQEPGLLLILNVTAQTAPFIWVLKFDYKCIHSSPTILSFEVIFANKLSNPCLLGNNSLNESVENLRENDVSEKSQNVVGESHDHEIGGYDGGDLKENVGDESQDHKNGSDLEENVGDGSQDHENGGDIDLNVDDDHVGVEENIESPEPTFHLNIYDPRIWDDLNAEMRALFVENGPIRETNLTYPKDKLSRKFSSHYYDRKLPTGEIYDRKWLVYSKELDKIFCFCCKLFKTITSKSELAKDGISDWRHLGVKLDQHEKSKEHLTNSRTWVELKSRFSWYEA, from the exons atggcTAATGTCGCCCTAACGTCAGCATTGCATCATTTCCATCTCGGGCTCTCGGGCCAGCGATTCATGTTTGGCTTGTCGCTTGAGCCCCCTCTGGCGCTGAAGCCCGCATGGGTTGGACTTGATCGCCCCAGCGATTTGGTCGTCTTTTGTCCACG GCAGGAGACAGCACAGCAGGAGACAGCACAGCAGGAGCCAGGCCTCCTCCTTATTCTCAACGTGACAGCACAGACAGCACCATTTATTTGGGTATTGAAATTTGACTACAAGTGCATTCATTCATCACCAACCATTTTGAGTTTTGAG GTAATTTTTGCAAACAAATTATCGAATCCATGTCTTTTAGGAAACAACTCTCTg AATGAGTCggttgaaaatttgagagaaaatgatGTTAGTGAAAAGTCACAAAATGTTGTTGGGGAGTCTCATGATCATGAAATTGGTGGTTATGATGGTGGTGATTTAAAAGAAAATgttggtgatgagtctcaagaccATAAAAATGGTAGTGATTTAGAGGAAAATGTTGGTGATGGGTCTCAAGACCATGAAAATGGTGGTGATATAGATTTAAATGTTGATGATGATCATGTTGGTGTAGAGGAAAATATTGAATCTCCCGAACCTACATTCCATTTAAACATTTATGATCCAAGAATTTGGGATGATCTTAATGCAGAAATGAGAGCCTTATTTGTAGAAAATGGACCAATTCGAGAAACTAATCTCACTTATCCTAAGGACAAACTCTCTAGAAAATTTTCCTCACACTACTATGATCGAAAATTACCAACGGGTGAAATTTATGATAGGAAATGGCTCGTGTACTCAAAAGAGTTGGATAaaatcttttgcttttgttgtaaattgtttAAAACAATTACCTCAAAAAGTGAGTTAGCAAAAGATGGAATTAGTGATTGGAGACATCTTGGTGTGAAGCTTGATCAACATGAAAAGAGTAAAGAGCATCTCACTAATTCGAGAACTTGGGTTGAGTTGAAAAGTAGATTTTCTTGGTATGAAGCTTGA